A region from the Sulfurospirillum oryzae genome encodes:
- the ybeY gene encoding rRNA maturation RNase YbeY, whose product MLLIENELNVALHVKILEQICAEHTPKEVELVIVDSQSMHELNLEHRGMDKTTDVLSFPIDDFPHAPLGAIVINHELAEQKAKELGHSVEEEITLLFIHGMLHLLGFDHEVDNGEMRAQEEAWIKQYNLPASLIVRTEE is encoded by the coding sequence ATGCTACTCATCGAAAATGAATTGAATGTCGCTTTACATGTAAAGATTTTAGAGCAAATTTGCGCGGAGCATACGCCCAAAGAAGTAGAACTTGTCATCGTTGATAGTCAAAGCATGCACGAACTCAATCTGGAGCACCGAGGTATGGATAAAACCACCGATGTCCTAAGCTTCCCCATCGATGATTTTCCTCACGCTCCTCTGGGTGCTATCGTTATCAACCACGAATTAGCAGAGCAAAAAGCCAAAGAACTTGGGCATAGTGTTGAAGAAGAGATAACGCTTTTGTTTATTCACGGTATGCTGCATCTCTTAGGATTTGACCACGAAGTCGATAATGGCGAAATGCGCGCTCAAGAAGAGGCATGGATCAAGCAGTACAATCTACCTGCAAGCTTGATCGTAAGAACAGAGGAGTAA
- a CDS encoding DJ-1/PfpI family protein — protein MVTIGIVIFPDVEELDFVAPFEVLSYINKVQANSTKVLLIAPSLEPVHAFNGLRILPDVTLESCPTLDILLFPGGKGRMTWMKEASMQNFIQKHSKEVTYLTSVCTGAFFLAEAGVLKGKEATTYHTAFDELAAYGINVVSSKVVQGGKIITAGGVSSGLELGFYLLRELFGLKCAQEVAEKIEYKIDVSTL, from the coding sequence ATGGTGACCATCGGCATTGTCATCTTTCCTGATGTTGAAGAACTTGATTTTGTCGCACCCTTTGAAGTACTAAGCTACATAAACAAAGTGCAAGCCAATAGCACCAAAGTGCTTTTAATTGCTCCCAGTTTAGAGCCTGTACACGCTTTTAATGGCTTGCGAATTTTGCCTGATGTCACGCTTGAGAGTTGCCCTACTTTAGATATTTTACTTTTTCCAGGGGGCAAAGGTCGAATGACATGGATGAAAGAAGCTTCCATGCAAAACTTTATCCAAAAACACTCCAAAGAAGTGACTTACCTAACCTCTGTCTGCACAGGTGCATTTTTTCTTGCAGAAGCAGGAGTGCTCAAAGGAAAAGAAGCTACCACCTATCACACCGCTTTTGATGAGCTCGCCGCGTATGGCATCAATGTCGTCTCTTCTAAAGTCGTTCAAGGCGGAAAGATTATTACCGCAGGAGGCGTGAGTTCGGGGTTGGAGCTTGGTTTTTACCTTTTACGTGAGCTTTTTGGGCTCAAATGTGCGCAAGAAGTCGCAGAAAAAATCGAATATAAAATCGATGTGAGCACACTTTAG
- the mrdA gene encoding penicillin-binding protein 2, which translates to MRIKIVLGIFISVWIALLVRVYYISIKSNAYYEEIAKQNAVKVDELAPLRGVILDRNLNPLSVNRLGFSIRIKPRLSYKANRAILDQEIAFLASQLPDFSIKEMTKEYLKADSPYNHDYVDVIAFIPYDKLIPHFAMISQHENLKIEITSKRHYPYGSLGSHVIGYVGKSNTQDIAEDDTGTAKLVGFSGKTGIEKYYDGVLRGIKGEKKTKVTAFNQEIEQVSKTLPKSNDLILSLDLELQRYIAELFGNDSGAVVVMNAKTGEILASASFPEYDLNKFVSGITQDEWVVLANDLNHPFTNKLVNGLYPPGSIVKMGVGMAMMNSGIITPSMSFESTGTMELGGRVFRDWKKEGHGMISYVRAIKESCDDYFYKASLKTGIDLIAPFLSKIGFAAKTGIDLPREFTGTVPSREWKKARFGKGWSQGETLITSIGQGYFLVTPVQIAKYTAFLATGNGVTPHFVSKINNVALDFPVDPNIVSESEKRFLKVTREGMYEVANVPGGTAVNHLKVTAPFKVAAKTGTAQVVGLSQTDKKRMREEDMDYYQRSHAWLTTYGPYENPQYVVTVLVEHGGHGGSEGGPIASKIYDKLYQMGYIK; encoded by the coding sequence GTGAGAATTAAGATCGTCCTTGGTATCTTCATTTCGGTGTGGATCGCTCTGTTGGTCAGAGTGTATTATATTAGTATCAAATCCAATGCTTATTATGAAGAGATTGCCAAACAAAATGCTGTGAAAGTGGATGAATTAGCACCTCTTCGTGGTGTTATTTTAGACCGAAATCTCAATCCCCTCTCAGTGAATCGACTTGGTTTTTCGATTAGGATCAAACCGCGTTTAAGTTATAAAGCCAATCGCGCCATTTTAGATCAAGAAATCGCATTTTTAGCCTCACAACTACCTGATTTTAGTATCAAAGAGATGACCAAAGAGTATCTCAAAGCGGATTCTCCTTATAACCATGATTATGTTGATGTTATTGCGTTTATTCCTTATGATAAGCTCATTCCCCATTTTGCCATGATTTCACAACATGAAAATTTGAAAATTGAGATTACTTCAAAACGTCATTATCCTTATGGCTCGCTAGGATCGCATGTGATTGGCTATGTTGGTAAGTCCAATACCCAAGATATTGCCGAAGATGATACGGGCACAGCAAAGTTGGTTGGTTTCTCAGGTAAAACAGGTATAGAGAAATATTACGATGGTGTGTTGCGTGGGATTAAGGGTGAAAAAAAAACCAAAGTAACAGCTTTTAATCAAGAGATAGAGCAGGTCAGTAAAACACTTCCAAAAAGTAATGATTTGATTTTAAGCCTTGATCTTGAATTGCAGCGTTACATTGCCGAACTTTTTGGCAACGATAGCGGTGCTGTCGTGGTTATGAATGCTAAAACGGGTGAAATCTTAGCATCAGCGAGCTTTCCCGAATACGATCTTAATAAATTTGTCAGTGGCATTACTCAAGATGAATGGGTTGTCTTAGCCAATGATCTTAATCACCCGTTTACCAACAAACTTGTAAACGGTCTTTATCCCCCAGGTTCAATCGTAAAGATGGGCGTGGGCATGGCGATGATGAACTCAGGCATTATCACCCCTTCAATGTCTTTTGAATCCACTGGCACGATGGAGCTTGGTGGTAGGGTCTTTCGTGACTGGAAAAAAGAGGGACATGGCATGATCTCCTATGTTCGTGCTATTAAAGAGAGCTGTGATGACTATTTTTATAAAGCAAGCCTAAAAACAGGTATTGATCTTATCGCACCTTTTCTTTCCAAAATTGGCTTTGCAGCTAAAACAGGCATTGACTTACCTCGCGAATTTACGGGAACGGTTCCAAGTCGTGAGTGGAAAAAAGCACGCTTTGGTAAAGGCTGGTCACAGGGTGAAACGCTCATTACCTCCATTGGTCAAGGGTATTTTCTTGTAACACCGGTGCAAATTGCAAAATACACGGCATTTTTAGCGACAGGCAATGGTGTAACACCGCATTTTGTTAGTAAAATCAATAATGTTGCGCTTGATTTTCCTGTTGATCCTAATATCGTCAGTGAGAGTGAGAAACGCTTTTTAAAAGTGACAAGAGAAGGAATGTATGAAGTGGCAAATGTACCAGGTGGTACCGCTGTAAACCACCTTAAAGTCACCGCACCTTTTAAAGTTGCCGCAAAAACGGGAACGGCTCAAGTCGTTGGGCTTTCGCAAACCGATAAAAAACGTATGCGCGAAGAAGATATGGACTACTATCAACGCTCTCACGCATGGCTTACGACTTATGGACCTTATGAAAATCCGCAGTATGTTGTCACTGTCCTTGTTGAACACGGTGGACACGGTGGATCAGAAGGTGGTCCAATTGCCTCTAAAATTTATGACAAACTGTATCAGATGGGATACATCAAATAG
- a CDS encoding N-acetyltransferase, with the protein MINYTKAKLSDIVQMQEVVKPEVEKGIILFRSSDEMATNIRSYILAKENDHIIGFGALHFHADDLAEIRSLVVKEGFRGKGVGKGIVQNLLIEGESLGVKKVFTLTYQKAFFESVGFTEISKEALPAHKIWADCIKCKHFPICDEIALIKTI; encoded by the coding sequence ATGATTAACTATACCAAAGCAAAACTGAGTGATATTGTTCAAATGCAAGAAGTTGTCAAGCCCGAAGTCGAAAAAGGTATTATTCTTTTTCGAAGCTCCGATGAAATGGCAACGAATATTCGCTCTTACATTTTAGCAAAAGAAAATGATCATATTATTGGCTTTGGGGCACTTCATTTTCATGCTGACGATTTGGCAGAGATACGAAGTCTTGTGGTTAAAGAAGGCTTTAGAGGTAAGGGTGTTGGTAAAGGAATTGTTCAAAACCTTCTCATTGAAGGGGAAAGTTTAGGTGTCAAAAAAGTCTTTACTTTGACCTATCAAAAAGCATTTTTCGAGTCCGTTGGTTTTACTGAAATCTCAAAAGAAGCACTACCTGCTCATAAAATATGGGCAGATTGTATTAAATGCAAACATTTTCCAATATGCGACGAAATAGCGCTCATCAAAACTATTTAA
- the yihA gene encoding ribosome biogenesis GTP-binding protein YihA/YsxC, translating into MIKVKNAFFVKSASKMEETTPEGMSEVAFIGRSNVGKSSIINALTNKKGLAKSSSTPGKTRLINFFQIILEKDDKIFHAQLVDLPGFGYAKVSHSLKDEWQKNLTNYIQKRVSIRVFVHLIDSRHPFLEIDQAVHTYLESIVRPDQTILRIFTKLDKLKQADISLIKKNYPDAILVSSSSKKGVDKALNAIFTTLFGAES; encoded by the coding sequence GTGATTAAAGTAAAAAATGCCTTCTTTGTGAAGTCTGCTTCCAAAATGGAGGAGACAACACCAGAGGGAATGAGTGAAGTTGCTTTTATTGGTCGTAGTAACGTCGGCAAAAGCTCCATTATTAATGCACTCACCAATAAAAAAGGGCTTGCAAAAAGCTCTTCAACACCAGGTAAAACGCGCCTTATCAACTTTTTTCAAATTATTTTAGAGAAAGATGACAAAATTTTTCATGCACAACTGGTCGATCTTCCGGGGTTTGGCTATGCAAAAGTCTCTCATAGCCTGAAAGATGAGTGGCAAAAAAATCTTACAAACTATATTCAAAAACGCGTTTCCATTCGCGTTTTTGTACACCTTATCGATTCACGTCACCCTTTTTTGGAAATTGATCAAGCGGTACATACCTATTTGGAAAGTATCGTAAGACCTGATCAGACCATTTTGCGTATTTTTACAAAACTCGATAAATTGAAACAAGCCGATATTAGCCTCATTAAGAAAAACTATCCTGATGCTATTCTAGTTTCAAGCAGTAGTAAAAAAGGGGTAGATAAAGCACTGAATGCGATTTTTACAACACTTTTTGGAGCAGAATCATGA
- the lptA gene encoding lipopolysaccharide transport periplasmic protein LptA: protein MKKWIALCLCASSMLVAAEVEVTADKFFADEQKKVSTFEGHVVVIKEGDKLTAQKVVIEFDDKKQPIRYIATGDAKGNLTMNQKKYYGEAEKMTYEPNKSLYTLEKKAFLHEIETDKKVYGDFIRVDQVSGHYNVDGKGNTPVKFIFKVEDKKQ, encoded by the coding sequence ATGAAAAAATGGATAGCACTATGTTTATGCGCTTCAAGTATGCTTGTAGCGGCAGAAGTGGAAGTCACTGCGGATAAATTTTTTGCTGATGAACAGAAGAAAGTAAGTACCTTTGAAGGGCATGTTGTCGTCATAAAAGAAGGCGATAAACTTACAGCGCAAAAAGTCGTTATCGAGTTTGACGATAAAAAACAACCCATTCGTTACATTGCAACCGGTGATGCCAAGGGCAATTTAACGATGAATCAAAAAAAGTATTATGGCGAAGCTGAGAAGATGACGTATGAGCCAAATAAAAGTCTCTATACGTTAGAGAAAAAGGCCTTTTTACACGAGATTGAAACAGATAAAAAAGTTTACGGTGATTTTATCCGTGTCGATCAAGTCAGCGGGCATTATAACGTCGATGGAAAAGGCAATACACCCGTTAAATTTATCTTCAAAGTTGAGGATAAAAAACAGTGA
- a CDS encoding LPS export ABC transporter periplasmic protein LptC, whose translation MAVRLLSYATLLFFGMMLFLIIKEPYTINIVDQNGNLIPEIELFNAQNYQIKEGIIESIVHSERVARYQDFDKLYVINAGHKTKEGLRGVLTSDEGTLQDKVMHFQTNSHYYRDDGVALDGEDIFYNTITETLSSEKPFIFTQKQSRSHGLSFVYQMKEGTISATNIHSFIQQVGKK comes from the coding sequence TTGGCTGTAAGATTACTTTCATACGCAACACTTCTTTTTTTTGGAATGATGCTTTTTTTAATTATCAAAGAGCCTTATACCATTAATATTGTCGATCAAAATGGTAATTTGATCCCTGAAATTGAGCTTTTTAATGCTCAAAATTATCAGATCAAAGAGGGCATTATTGAGAGCATTGTTCATTCAGAACGAGTGGCTCGCTATCAAGACTTTGATAAGCTTTATGTGATCAATGCAGGGCATAAAACCAAAGAGGGATTGCGCGGCGTTTTGACATCGGATGAGGGAACGCTTCAAGATAAAGTGATGCATTTTCAAACCAACTCGCATTATTATAGAGATGATGGTGTAGCACTCGATGGTGAAGATATTTTTTACAACACTATCACTGAAACACTAAGTAGTGAAAAACCTTTTATCTTTACGCAGAAGCAGAGCCGTAGTCATGGGCTTTCATTTGTTTATCAGATGAAAGAGGGCACAATAAGCGCCACTAATATACACTCGTTTATACAACAAGTAGGAAAAAAATAG
- a CDS encoding KdsC family phosphatase yields the protein MIELLVFDVDGCLTDGGIMYGNGDAEEFKTFHVKDGFGIVSWMKLGRKTAIITGRSSRVVDKRAKELGITYLYQDVKNKKAVLEEILAKEGLSFEQVAAIGDDLNDLSLLKAVGLSFAPADALPLVRQSVDVVLQKEGGKAAVREMIDIVIEKENLSEAFVNLWL from the coding sequence ATGATTGAATTATTGGTTTTTGATGTCGATGGTTGCCTAACAGACGGTGGCATTATGTATGGCAATGGCGATGCGGAAGAGTTTAAAACATTTCATGTCAAAGATGGTTTTGGCATTGTTTCATGGATGAAATTAGGTCGTAAAACAGCAATTATCACAGGACGAAGTTCTCGCGTGGTGGATAAACGTGCTAAAGAGCTTGGTATTACTTATTTGTATCAAGACGTTAAAAATAAAAAAGCTGTTTTGGAAGAAATATTAGCGAAAGAAGGGCTCTCTTTTGAGCAAGTTGCTGCCATTGGAGATGATCTTAATGATCTCTCTTTGTTAAAGGCAGTTGGACTCTCCTTTGCTCCAGCAGACGCATTGCCTTTGGTGAGACAATCAGTAGATGTGGTCTTACAAAAAGAGGGTGGCAAAGCAGCCGTTAGAGAGATGATCGACATAGTTATCGAAAAAGAAAACTTGAGTGAGGCATTTGTAAACCTTTGGCTGTAA
- the hisB gene encoding imidazoleglycerol-phosphate dehydratase HisB, giving the protein MQTLQRVTKETQISVELEINGTGIANIQTGIGFFDHMLEAFAKHSLMDLKLTCKGDTHIDFHHSVEDVGIVLGQALRASIYPIESVERYGNAVVVMDEAAVECALDLSNRAYLVYDVEMEGKVGEFDVELAEEFFRAVMSNAGISAHIVARRGKNRHHLLEAAFKAFAVALRRSLVKNERVGIPSTKGVL; this is encoded by the coding sequence ATGCAAACACTACAACGCGTAACCAAAGAGACACAAATCAGTGTTGAATTAGAGATTAATGGTACAGGAATAGCAAACATACAGACAGGTATAGGCTTTTTTGATCACATGCTTGAAGCGTTTGCTAAACATTCATTGATGGATTTGAAGCTTACATGTAAAGGTGATACGCATATCGATTTTCACCACAGCGTTGAAGATGTCGGCATTGTGTTAGGTCAAGCCTTGCGTGCTTCCATATACCCTATTGAGAGCGTAGAGCGTTATGGCAATGCGGTTGTTGTGATGGATGAGGCTGCCGTTGAATGTGCTCTTGATCTTAGTAATCGGGCTTATTTGGTTTATGATGTTGAGATGGAAGGAAAAGTAGGTGAGTTTGATGTTGAACTAGCCGAAGAGTTTTTTAGAGCTGTGATGAGTAATGCAGGCATTAGTGCGCACATTGTAGCTCGTCGTGGAAAAAACAGACATCACCTTTTAGAAGCAGCATTTAAAGCGTTTGCCGTAGCCCTTCGCCGAAGTTTAGTAAAGAATGAGCGTGTTGGAATTCCCAGTACAAAGGGCGTGTTGTAA
- a CDS encoding septal ring lytic transglycosylase RlpA family protein, whose amino-acid sequence MLFQKISGLGFLVVTLLIFHGCASKNDSYAYRSRGSATMPPPDGSAINDSPAMHKATMRPYTIDGKTYTPTMVSVGDSFSGVSSWYGKDFHGKKTSNGEVYNMYDMTAAHKTLPMNTMLKVTNLKNNKSIVVRVNDRGPFVGTRIIDLSYTAATRIDLVANGTGPVSLEVLGFAGVVAPAGAPKESVVETDYFIQIGAFRNKDGAARFAQSNMNVNNRYNAVVKEGTFENQPIYRVWLKGFGSEAEASDFIAKGSFKGSFIVRE is encoded by the coding sequence TTGTTATTCCAAAAAATTAGTGGATTGGGCTTTCTTGTTGTAACGCTTTTGATATTTCATGGATGCGCTTCTAAAAACGATTCTTACGCTTACCGCTCACGAGGAAGTGCAACAATGCCTCCTCCTGATGGAAGTGCCATTAATGATTCTCCTGCAATGCATAAAGCAACGATGCGTCCTTATACCATTGACGGTAAAACCTATACGCCTACGATGGTAAGTGTTGGTGACTCTTTTAGTGGTGTTTCAAGCTGGTATGGTAAAGATTTTCATGGTAAAAAAACTTCAAATGGTGAAGTTTACAATATGTATGACATGACGGCTGCGCATAAAACACTTCCTATGAATACCATGCTTAAAGTAACCAACCTCAAAAACAATAAAAGCATTGTCGTTCGGGTTAATGACCGTGGTCCTTTTGTGGGAACACGTATTATTGATCTCTCCTATACTGCGGCTACACGCATTGATCTTGTTGCCAATGGCACAGGTCCTGTTAGTCTTGAAGTTTTAGGTTTCGCTGGTGTGGTTGCTCCTGCGGGTGCGCCTAAAGAGAGTGTTGTTGAGACGGATTACTTTATCCAAATTGGTGCCTTTAGAAATAAAGATGGCGCGGCACGTTTCGCTCAAAGCAATATGAATGTCAATAATCGCTACAATGCGGTCGTCAAAGAGGGTACTTTTGAAAATCAGCCGATATACCGTGTATGGCTCAAAGGATTTGGCAGTGAAGCTGAAGCCTCAGATTTTATTGCAAAAGGGTCTTTCAAAGGCTCATTTATCGTAAGGGAATAG
- a CDS encoding lytic transglycosylase domain-containing protein, with the protein MYKVILTLFFLFQSLHAFLNTDNNYEKQLTALKNFDLPNTFLKDSIFISMNEDVEIYKTKHFLRELESGDRFVPILQKKMKEAGVPPEFLYLAMTESSFDPFSSSSAKASGIWQFIPETARRYGLVENAYVDERRDPIKSTEAAIVYLQHLHDLFGKWYLAALAYNCGEGTVTKAIAKAGTDDINVLLDESQKYLPKESRLYIRKILMMSFISGSTDIMLNNGSEYLLNRANNATFVKVSVQSSTHLKDVAESIGISLHELRAYNPHLKHAFTSPLGEKSYLYIPQDRQVAFTQNFDQTKQPQKYAVYSTQKGDTLQSIAKKYGMSYQSLMELNNLKSANLKPKTEIVVPFGVSVPTTVATSSNVEKMYVIKAGDTIETVSKKYDIPVAQLLKANKKKNALVKVGESIVIPKN; encoded by the coding sequence ATGTATAAGGTTATTTTAACCCTTTTTTTTCTGTTTCAGAGTCTCCATGCTTTTTTAAATACCGACAACAACTACGAAAAACAACTTACCGCCCTTAAAAATTTCGATCTTCCAAATACCTTTTTGAAAGATTCTATTTTCATCTCCATGAATGAAGATGTCGAAATTTATAAGACAAAACATTTTTTACGTGAGTTGGAAAGTGGTGATCGTTTTGTTCCCATTTTGCAAAAAAAGATGAAAGAAGCAGGCGTTCCTCCCGAGTTTTTATACCTTGCGATGACAGAGTCCAGTTTTGATCCTTTTTCTTCTTCTTCTGCAAAGGCTTCAGGTATTTGGCAGTTTATTCCCGAAACAGCACGCCGTTATGGATTAGTTGAAAATGCTTATGTTGATGAGAGACGTGATCCTATCAAATCAACCGAAGCGGCAATTGTTTATTTACAACATTTGCACGATCTTTTTGGTAAATGGTATCTAGCAGCGCTCGCTTACAATTGCGGTGAAGGTACGGTCACCAAAGCGATAGCCAAAGCAGGAACTGATGATATAAATGTTCTCTTAGATGAGAGCCAAAAGTACCTTCCCAAGGAAAGCAGACTTTATATTCGCAAAATTTTAATGATGAGCTTTATTTCGGGTAGTACAGATATTATGCTTAACAATGGTTCGGAATATCTTCTTAATCGAGCCAACAATGCGACATTTGTGAAAGTCTCTGTTCAAAGTAGCACGCATTTGAAAGATGTTGCTGAGAGCATTGGCATTTCCTTACATGAACTTCGCGCGTATAACCCGCATCTCAAACATGCTTTTACCTCTCCATTGGGTGAAAAAAGTTATCTTTATATCCCGCAAGATCGTCAAGTTGCTTTTACTCAAAATTTTGATCAAACAAAACAACCGCAAAAGTATGCAGTGTACAGCACTCAAAAGGGTGATACTTTGCAAAGTATTGCCAAAAAATATGGCATGAGTTATCAATCTTTGATGGAGCTTAATAATCTAAAGAGTGCCAACCTCAAACCAAAAACAGAGATTGTTGTTCCGTTTGGTGTTTCTGTGCCAACGACGGTAGCAACTTCTTCTAATGTTGAAAAAATGTACGTGATTAAAGCTGGTGATACAATCGAAACCGTGTCCAAAAAATACGATATTCCTGTTGCACAATTGCTCAAAGCGAATAAAAAGAAAAATGCACTTGTGAAAGTGGGAGAGAGTATTGTTATTCCAAAAAATTAG
- a CDS encoding TatD family hydrolase, whose product MVIDTHCHLDDVSFREDVDAVITRAYEQGVRGIIIPGADSDDLCYAQELSHRYEHIFFAAGIHPYHHEQYDEKKLRSFLQDEKCIAVGECGLDYFRLPEDAEEKHAEKQVQHEIFIKQISLAKEFKKPLIVHIRDANEDSKRLLLEGKADEVGGVLHCYNASKHLLNLANSGFYFGIGGVLTFKNAKNLVEILPLIPPEKLLLETDAPYLTPMPHRGERNEPAYTLLVANKMAELLNMSVTELHNLTSKNAFTLFKALEKIKLDTI is encoded by the coding sequence ATGGTCATTGATACCCATTGTCATTTGGATGATGTTAGTTTTCGTGAAGATGTTGATGCTGTTATAACCAGAGCTTATGAACAAGGAGTGCGTGGTATCATCATTCCAGGGGCAGATAGTGATGATCTGTGCTATGCCCAAGAGCTTTCTCATCGCTATGAACATATCTTTTTTGCTGCGGGTATTCATCCGTATCACCATGAGCAGTATGACGAAAAAAAGCTACGATCTTTTTTGCAAGATGAAAAATGTATTGCTGTGGGCGAGTGCGGATTAGATTATTTTAGATTGCCCGAAGATGCAGAAGAAAAACATGCAGAGAAACAGGTACAACACGAAATTTTTATCAAACAAATTTCTCTTGCAAAAGAGTTCAAAAAGCCTTTAATTGTCCATATTCGTGATGCGAATGAAGACAGCAAACGCCTTTTACTGGAAGGAAAAGCAGATGAAGTTGGCGGTGTTTTACACTGTTATAATGCTTCAAAGCATCTTTTAAATTTGGCAAATAGTGGTTTTTATTTTGGCATTGGTGGCGTATTAACGTTTAAAAATGCCAAGAACTTGGTAGAGATTTTACCGCTTATTCCTCCTGAGAAACTCCTTCTTGAAACCGATGCTCCCTATCTTACGCCTATGCCTCATCGCGGAGAACGTAATGAGCCTGCTTATACACTTTTGGTTGCAAATAAGATGGCAGAGCTTTTAAATATGAGTGTCACCGAACTTCACAATTTAACCTCAAAAAATGCTTTTACACTCTTTAAAGCTTTAGAAAAGATAAAGTTAGATACAATCTAA
- a CDS encoding GGDEF domain-containing response regulator, with protein MAREKILIVEDNKALSKLIVKKMEANLDFDVDHAYSFEEAQNLVEKSSNYFVALLDLNLPDAPDGEVVDMILKHKIPSIILTGSIDQEIREKILKKDVIDYVYKGNIDDVNYIFTLIERLHKNRDIKVMVVDDSMATRAQIKSLLQHQMFKVLVAAHGEEALAFLEDNPDIKLILTDYQMPVIDGVELTKEVRKRYSKNEISIIAMTGTNADLISAKFLKIGANDFINKPFTREEIACRINNSLDALEYIAKIEDMAQNDFLSGLANRRYFFDAMQEYFKEAKKKNESFAIGLIDVDKFKQINDTLGHRVGDTVIVELAKTLQKHLTHEHFLARLGGDEFCVVLKNIDQKKALEFFIKLKSAVAGLHIHTKEKKDLSVSVSIGVTFGDLESVEEMINQADKALYIAKKNGRNRVEVA; from the coding sequence ATGGCACGAGAAAAGATTTTAATCGTAGAAGACAATAAAGCACTTTCAAAATTAATCGTTAAAAAGATGGAAGCAAACCTTGATTTTGATGTGGATCATGCATACAGTTTTGAAGAAGCTCAAAATCTTGTTGAAAAAAGCAGTAATTACTTTGTAGCACTCCTCGACCTTAACCTTCCTGATGCGCCTGATGGCGAGGTTGTTGATATGATTTTAAAGCATAAAATCCCCTCTATCATCTTAACAGGTTCGATAGATCAAGAGATTCGTGAAAAAATTTTGAAAAAAGATGTGATTGATTATGTCTATAAAGGCAATATTGATGATGTCAATTATATCTTTACACTGATTGAAAGACTTCATAAAAATCGTGATATTAAAGTCATGGTTGTTGATGACTCCATGGCTACACGAGCACAAATCAAATCTCTTTTGCAACATCAAATGTTTAAAGTGCTTGTAGCAGCGCATGGCGAAGAAGCGCTTGCTTTTTTAGAAGACAACCCCGATATTAAACTTATTTTGACGGACTATCAAATGCCCGTTATTGATGGTGTTGAGCTGACCAAAGAGGTGCGTAAGCGTTACAGCAAAAATGAAATTTCCATCATTGCGATGACAGGAACCAATGCTGATCTTATCTCAGCGAAGTTTCTCAAAATTGGTGCCAATGATTTTATCAACAAACCGTTTACGAGAGAAGAGATAGCATGTCGCATTAATAACTCACTGGATGCGTTAGAGTACATCGCTAAAATTGAAGATATGGCGCAAAATGATTTTCTCAGTGGACTAGCAAACAGACGTTATTTCTTTGATGCCATGCAAGAGTATTTTAAAGAAGCGAAAAAGAAAAATGAGTCATTTGCCATAGGCTTAATTGATGTCGATAAATTTAAACAGATCAATGATACGTTAGGGCACCGTGTTGGTGATACCGTTATCGTCGAATTAGCCAAAACACTTCAAAAACATTTGACACATGAGCATTTCCTTGCACGTTTGGGTGGTGATGAATTTTGTGTGGTTCTTAAAAATATTGATCAAAAAAAAGCTTTGGAGTTTTTTATAAAGCTGAAAAGTGCTGTTGCGGGACTGCATATTCATACAAAAGAGAAAAAAGATTTGAGCGTGAGTGTTTCTATTGGAGTGACTTTTGGCGATTTGGAGAGCGTGGAAGAGATGATCAATCAAGCCGATAAAGCACTCTACATTGCGAAGAAAAATGGTAGAAATAGGGTTGAGGTAGCTTAA